A part of Nitrospirota bacterium genomic DNA contains:
- a CDS encoding TraB/GumN family protein — MSVNIHKGIISRYLKKNITIFFILLFFSTAVIIKESFADNQKTFLWKVQSKTNTVYILGSIHFMKKEAYPLNKKIERAFESSDVLAVEANINDLTKIDFQKVIETAIYPGNETLENHVSKETYELIRKELELSGIPLLLVNKQKPWFLALTLTSLKLIQLGFDPTLGIDIHFLSKAKGNKKIKELESIEYQINLLSNFTDQEQETFLLYTLKDIDFLERDADRLLSAWTNGDIKTTETIITKALWQDRKMSSIYEKLIYERNRNITSKIEEFLRTNEIHFVVVGAGHLIGKKGIIEMLREKGYPLLQL, encoded by the coding sequence TTGTCTGTAAATATTCATAAAGGAATAATTAGTAGATATCTTAAAAAAAATATTACAATATTTTTCATCCTGCTTTTTTTCTCAACAGCGGTCATTATTAAAGAATCCTTTGCAGATAATCAGAAAACCTTTTTATGGAAAGTTCAATCAAAAACAAATACTGTCTACATACTCGGTTCCATTCACTTTATGAAAAAAGAGGCATACCCTCTAAACAAAAAAATTGAACGTGCCTTTGAATCATCTGATGTATTAGCTGTAGAGGCAAATATTAATGATTTAACTAAGATTGACTTTCAAAAGGTCATTGAAACTGCTATCTATCCTGGGAATGAAACACTTGAAAATCATGTATCAAAAGAGACTTATGAGCTCATCAGAAAGGAGTTAGAACTCTCGGGTATTCCTCTCTTATTGGTTAATAAACAGAAACCATGGTTTCTGGCATTGACATTAACTTCCCTGAAACTTATACAACTGGGTTTCGACCCAACTTTAGGTATCGACATCCATTTTCTCTCAAAAGCTAAAGGCAATAAAAAGATAAAAGAACTGGAAAGTATAGAATATCAAATAAATCTTCTGTCTAACTTTACTGATCAGGAACAGGAAACATTCTTGTTGTATACATTAAAAGATATAGATTTCCTTGAAAGGGATGCTGATAGGCTGTTAAGTGCATGGACAAATGGTGATATAAAAACAACAGAGACTATTATTACAAAAGCCCTGTGGCAAGACAGAAAAATGTCTTCTATATATGAAAAACTAATCTATGAAAGAAACCGCAACATCACATCTAAAATAGAAGAATTTTTAAGAACCAATGAAATTCATTTTGTTGTAGTTGGTGCCGGGCATCTCATAGGTAAAAAAGGAATTATCGAGATGCTCAGAGAAAAAGGATACCCTTTACTGCAGTTATAA
- a CDS encoding signal peptidase I, whose translation MREIGLDRDELGVLTEEIIGRGGSFSFKAHGWSMYPFIHDGDILTVGPVSTNELKSGDIILYKSLDDGVVVHRVIGKTKVGNTEILKVRGDALIGSPEYIATTQVIGKAIKQRRTSNVVDLQKGGSKFLAHIWLITYPIGSSCLYFVFTFKKFLSLIFRFFQSFSLYRKLAQILIGKKVNYLVIVDDLALLDNKLKESFSLSEMASKSSMIYNYEICAYIGQKKVGSVALLKFDEGNLLYPDWWLFGMEVRIPYRGAGIGKNLLHMAINKAFEVNANKVNLLVFKTNHIAINLYKKMGFKKISIPALDEQLEKEAHHGHSHRIIMSRSFIED comes from the coding sequence ATGCGTGAAATAGGGCTTGACAGAGATGAGCTGGGAGTATTAACTGAGGAAATTATAGGACGGGGTGGCTCTTTCAGTTTTAAAGCCCATGGCTGGAGCATGTATCCATTCATTCATGATGGAGATATTCTTACCGTTGGTCCTGTCAGTACTAATGAACTCAAATCAGGAGACATTATCCTCTACAAATCTCTCGATGATGGGGTTGTTGTTCATCGTGTTATCGGGAAAACCAAAGTCGGTAATACAGAAATCTTAAAAGTACGGGGAGATGCTCTAATTGGATCACCAGAATATATCGCAACCACTCAGGTCATAGGAAAAGCTATCAAACAACGGCGGACTTCGAATGTTGTAGACTTACAAAAAGGGGGTTCCAAATTTTTAGCCCACATATGGCTTATTACATATCCAATAGGTTCTTCCTGCCTTTATTTTGTATTTACTTTCAAAAAATTTTTATCTCTTATTTTTCGTTTCTTTCAGAGTTTTAGTTTATACCGTAAACTTGCACAAATATTGATAGGTAAAAAAGTTAATTATCTTGTTATCGTGGATGACCTGGCTTTGTTAGATAATAAGCTAAAAGAATCTTTCAGCTTATCTGAAATGGCATCTAAAAGTAGTATGATTTACAACTACGAGATTTGTGCATATATTGGACAGAAAAAAGTAGGTTCTGTAGCTCTTTTAAAGTTTGATGAAGGTAACCTGCTTTATCCTGATTGGTGGCTTTTTGGAATGGAGGTAAGAATACCCTATCGAGGTGCAGGGATCGGAAAGAATCTTCTCCATATGGCTATCAATAAAGCGTTTGAAGTAAATGCAAATAAAGTAAATCTTCTTGTTTTTAAAACAAATCATATTGCGATAAACCTATATAAAAAAATGGGATTCAAAAAGATTTCGATTCCTGCATTAGATGAACAATTAGAAAAAGAAGCTCATCATGGACATAGCCACCGAATTATAATGTCAAGAAGTTTTATAGAAGATTAG
- a CDS encoding radical SAM protein, with protein MECPVIPIRSLSEFSNRLVDKIANRRIPVDGSIEITARCNLKCVHCYINLPASDIKAKNKELSYKEICNILDQIVDEGCLWLLITGGEPLIRHDFLDIYTYAKKKGVLITLFTNGTLLTPYIADYLSDWPPHSIEITLYGLTQETYENVTGISGSHKRCMDGIDLLIERKLPLKLKTMVMTINKHEIWDIKKFAEDLGIDFRFDPVLNLRIDGDKKPANFRIPPNEIVALDFADEKRMEEWQKFCRKFLGIPFNSDYLYQCGAGLQTFHIDPYGQLSVCMMSRVPSYDLQRGSFKEAWHSFIPDVLSTKFSQDTLCRNCNLIALCGQCPGLAQIENSDPERPVDYLCHIAHLRAEKFRLINV; from the coding sequence ATGGAATGTCCTGTAATTCCCATAAGAAGTCTCTCTGAATTCAGTAATCGGCTTGTTGACAAAATAGCCAATCGACGAATCCCCGTTGATGGGAGCATAGAAATTACTGCTCGCTGTAATCTTAAATGCGTTCATTGTTATATTAATCTGCCCGCGAGTGATATTAAAGCAAAAAATAAAGAACTAAGTTATAAAGAGATTTGTAATATTTTAGACCAGATTGTGGATGAAGGTTGCTTATGGTTATTAATTACAGGTGGTGAACCCTTAATTCGTCATGATTTTCTCGATATTTATACATATGCAAAAAAGAAAGGGGTACTTATTACTTTATTTACTAATGGAACCCTCTTAACACCTTATATTGCAGACTATCTTTCAGACTGGCCACCTCATTCTATTGAAATTACATTATATGGTTTAACACAAGAGACCTATGAAAATGTTACGGGTATAAGCGGATCACATAAACGATGCATGGATGGGATAGATTTGCTTATAGAACGAAAATTACCTTTAAAACTTAAAACAATGGTGATGACGATTAATAAGCATGAGATATGGGATATTAAAAAATTTGCTGAGGATTTAGGAATCGATTTCAGGTTCGACCCTGTTTTAAATTTAAGGATAGATGGTGATAAAAAGCCTGCCAATTTCCGCATACCGCCTAATGAAATAGTTGCCCTTGACTTTGCAGACGAAAAGAGAATGGAGGAATGGCAAAAATTTTGCAGAAAGTTTTTGGGGATACCTTTTAATTCAGATTATCTTTATCAGTGTGGAGCGGGTCTTCAAACCTTTCATATCGATCCTTATGGCCAATTGAGTGTGTGTATGATGTCTCGTGTCCCAAGCTATGACCTGCAAAGAGGTTCTTTCAAAGAGGCATGGCATAGCTTTATTCCAGATGTTCTTTCAACAAAATTCTCTCAGGATACTCTGTGTAGGAATTGTAACTTGATTGCATTGTGCGGACAGTGTCCAGGGTTGGCACAAATTGAGAATAGTGACCCGGAAAGACCAGTTGACTATTTATGCCATATCGCCCATTTAAGAGCAGAAAAATTTAGATTGATAAATGTTTAA
- a CDS encoding PqqD family protein: MNTLNTGPNLDRLYTKDSSVVFRKVAEEFILVPIKKRADEVDSIYTMNEVGSRIWELVDGEKSLSEIIDIILNEFEVSPEVAEKDIIEFINQLEHIGAIRAL, translated from the coding sequence TTGAATACATTGAATACAGGCCCGAATCTCGACAGACTTTACACAAAAGACTCTTCAGTTGTTTTCAGAAAGGTCGCTGAAGAGTTCATTTTAGTGCCAATAAAAAAGAGAGCTGATGAAGTAGATAGCATTTATACTATGAACGAAGTTGGTAGCCGTATATGGGAACTTGTTGATGGAGAAAAAAGCCTTTCAGAAATAATAGATATAATATTAAATGAATTTGAAGTAAGTCCTGAGGTAGCGGAAAAAGATATCATCGAGTTTATCAATCAATTAGAACATATAGGTGCTATTAGGGCATTATAA
- a CDS encoding M48 family metallopeptidase — translation MIAIENIYLILIIYILKETFEYTLQFLNLGYMKRFGSIIPDVFKGKINESHVQKMRAYEIEKTKFSFISSIFGNAVTIIFIFGGLLNIYDDWISSFNFSFILSGVFFFLFLSYANTLLTIPFSLYNIFRIENKYGFNTMTIKLWFADFLKSILLSTVITGILLFIGFLLIQLSPTIWWFWLWIFFLIYSLFIMYISPYVIEPLFNKFSPIEEKVLEDRIKDLMKKINIRVSSVFKMDASKRSRHTNAYFTGIGKVKRIILYDTLLEKMNHDEILAILAHEAGHWKKKHVLKMIVASETLAFIAIYLSFRILSADFLTDIFQIKNATFFTKVLLLGFMGNIISLPFLPISNYFSRRFEKEADRFACKLTGDKEAFKSALIKLSIDNLSNLHPHPFYAAFYYSHPPVIQRIKEIENFPKLSS, via the coding sequence ATGATAGCTATAGAAAATATTTACCTCATACTCATAATCTATATCTTGAAGGAAACTTTTGAATATACTCTGCAATTTTTAAATCTCGGGTATATGAAAAGATTTGGTTCAATCATTCCTGATGTATTCAAGGGGAAAATAAATGAATCTCATGTTCAGAAGATGCGTGCATATGAAATTGAAAAAACAAAATTCAGTTTTATTTCTTCAATCTTCGGCAATGCAGTTACAATTATCTTTATTTTCGGTGGTCTTTTAAATATATATGACGATTGGATTTCATCATTTAATTTCAGTTTTATTTTATCAGGTGTTTTTTTCTTTCTATTCTTGAGCTATGCTAATACTCTTCTCACTATACCTTTCAGTCTCTATAATATTTTCAGAATTGAGAATAAATACGGATTTAATACCATGACGATCAAGTTATGGTTTGCCGATTTTCTAAAATCCATATTACTTTCTACAGTTATTACTGGCATACTCCTTTTTATAGGATTTCTGCTGATACAATTAAGCCCGACTATCTGGTGGTTCTGGTTATGGATTTTTTTCCTCATTTACAGTCTATTCATTATGTATATATCCCCTTATGTCATAGAGCCACTTTTCAACAAATTTTCTCCTATAGAAGAGAAAGTGCTTGAAGACAGAATTAAAGATTTGATGAAAAAAATAAACATAAGGGTCAGCAGCGTATTTAAAATGGATGCTTCTAAAAGAAGCCGTCACACCAATGCATATTTTACAGGTATAGGGAAAGTTAAAAGAATAATACTTTACGATACACTTCTCGAAAAGATGAATCACGATGAAATTCTTGCTATCCTGGCACATGAAGCAGGTCACTGGAAGAAAAAACATGTTCTGAAAATGATCGTTGCATCAGAGACATTAGCATTTATAGCTATCTATCTATCATTCAGAATTCTCAGTGCTGACTTTCTCACAGATATTTTTCAGATTAAAAATGCGACCTTCTTTACAAAAGTCCTTCTTCTCGGTTTCATGGGTAACATTATATCGCTTCCTTTTCTTCCAATCAGCAATTACTTTTCAAGACGCTTTGAAAAAGAGGCAGACAGGTTTGCATGCAAGCTCACAGGTGACAAAGAGGCTTTTAAAAGCGCCCTTATAAAACTTTCAATAGATAACCTTTCAAACCTACATCCTCACCCTTTCTATGCAGCTTTTTACTATTCACATCCACCGGTAATTCAAAGAATAAAAGAAATCGAGAATTTCCCGAAATTAAGCAGTTAA